A window of the Parambassis ranga chromosome 17, fParRan2.1, whole genome shotgun sequence genome harbors these coding sequences:
- the usp14 gene encoding ubiquitin carboxyl-terminal hydrolase 14, with the protein MPVFTVNVKWGKEKFDAVELNTEEPPMVFKAQLFALTGVQPDRQKVMVKGGTLKDDEWGNIKLKNGMTLLMMGSAEALPEEPAVRPMFVEDMTEEQLASAMELPCGLTNLGNTCYMNATVQCLRSVPELRSALRRYSGALRSSGANAPSQYITAALRDLYETMDKTSSSLPPIILLQFLHMAFPQFAEKGDQGQYLQQDANECWLQMMRVLQQKLEPLEPEAAMETESESGAASAAVKKNFIDQYFGVEFETSMKCTEAEDEEPIKGKESQLQLSCFINQEVKYLATGLRLRLQEEITKMSASLERNALYIKSSKLSRVPAYLTVQMVRFFYKEKESVNAKVLKDVKFPLMLDVYELCTSELQEKMLPIRSKFKDVEDKKLEKQQQKLMTKPDSGKAVKYEPFSFPDDLGSNNSGYYDLQAVLTHQGRSSSSGHYVGWVKRKEDEWVKFDDDKVSVVSPEDILRLSGGGDWHIAYVLLYGPRRLEILEEDQ; encoded by the exons ATGCCGGTGTTTACAG TAAATGTGAAATGGGGCAAAGAGAAGTTTGATGCAGTAGAGCTCAACACGGAGGAACCACCCATGGTTTTCAAGGCTCAGCTCTTTGCCCTGACAGGAGTtcagccagacagacagaaggtcATGGTGAAGGGGGGCACTCTAAAG GATGATGAGTGGGGAAACATTAAACTGAAAAAT GGAATGACTTTGCTGATGATGGGCTCAGCAGAAGCCCTGCCTGAGGAGCCTGCTGTACGGCCCATGTTTGTAGAGGACATGACTGAGGAGCAACTGGCCTCAGCG ATGGAGCTGCCTTGTGGGCTGACAAACTTGGGCAACACCTGCTACATGAACGCCACAGTGCAGTGTCTACGCTCTGTGCCAGAGCTCAGGAGTGCACTCAGGAg GTATTCAGGCGCTCTGCGCTCCTCAGGGGCAAATGCACCATCACAGTACATCACAGCAG CCCTTCGTGACTTGTACGAGACTATGGACAAGACATCCTCCAGCCTCCCACCCATTATATTGCTGCAGTTCCTTCACATGGCCTTTCCACAGTTTGCTGAGAAGGGGGACCAGGGACAGTACCTCCAGCAG gaTGCCAATGAATGctggctgcagatgatgagagtgCTTCAGCAAAAGCTGGAGCCGCTAGAGCCAGAAGCTGCTATGGAG ACTGAGTCTGAGAGTGGAGCCGCCTCCGCCGCTGTGAAGAAGAACTTCATCGACCAGTATTTTGGAGTAGAGTTTGAAACTTC CATGAAATGCACAGAGGCTGAGGATGAAGAGCCAATCAAAGGAAAGGAGAGCCAGCTCCAGCTCAGCTGCTTCATCAACCAGGAAGTCAAATACCTTGCAACAGGATTAAGGCTG AGACTGCAGGAAGAGATCACAAAAATGTCTGCATCCTTGGAAAGAAATGCTCTGTATATAAAATct tCAAAACTTAGCCGCGTCCCTGCCTACTTAACTGTTCAGATGGTTAGATTTTTCTACAAAGAGAAGGAGTCCGTCAATGCAAAAGTTCTAAAG GATGTCAAGTTCCCGCTCATGTTGGATGTTTATGAGCTGTGCACCTCAGAGCTCCAGGAGAAAATGCTGCCAATCAGGTCAAAGTTTAAGGACGTCGAGGACAAGAAGCTagagaagcagcaacaaaaG TTGATGACGAAGCCAGACTCAGGAAAAGCAGTGAAATACGAGCCTTTCTCATTCCCAGATG acCTCGGTTCCAACAACAGTGGCTACTACGACCTGCAGGCTGTGCTGACACACCAAGGCCGCTCTAGCTCCTCAGGTCACTATGTGGGATGGGTGAAAAGGAAAGAAG ATGAGTGGGTCAAGTTTGATGACGACAAGGTGAGTGTGGTGTCTCCAGAGGATATCCTGCGACTTTCTGGTGGTGGGGACTGGCATATAGCATATGTTCTACTGTACGGCCCCCGACGGCTGGAAATACTTGAAGAGGACCAGTAG